A window of Misgurnus anguillicaudatus chromosome 3, ASM2758022v2, whole genome shotgun sequence genomic DNA:
tacccttaactcaaaccgtaaccatttttaaaccctcaaattagtgtgaaataatagtttgaggaatgtttcttaaaagcccctaacccaattctaaacctaaatctaacatgCACACTAATCTTAATcttgcaatctgattggttaatgaaaatgttgatccaggaccaacaatggtgttgatccaggatcacatcttacttggtgaaatcacgttcaccatcatgacaggcccatgttttgtgtgaaagCACTGGCAATAGGTCTGTTCGAGATCATCCGGCACTGCGCAaaccgatcggcgaggtttgccgcttgcagtcgagggaggaactgaagacagagccgtcaagccggacacatgttgcttgccgtagtgacgtgtgcaccgtgtttccttgtttttaatcgcaaatgaagtgaattagatgctgaatttgataaaaacaaaccttttaataaaaagttgcaaccagaaacattttatatcgaatattttaattgctgcctACTGTATACCCaaaaataacgggaaacaagcctatattatttaaataccaatagagtttgttattttcatttttattttataacacGACACAATATGACATATTTAagcatattaaagtgttttttcctgttttaaaacatgaatttataattgtattagtggaactaaaggttggattaaacttgaaacggacgtgatcgttgtcatcagtgaggcgaccaatcacgTAAAGCTGTGTTGTCATCACAACTCTGTGCAGCCGCTGAGCtagccggctactctcgaaacgctcttgcagtacttaaaaaccatatgacacattcacgtgcctgcagcgccagctgaagtcggacaaaattactaaccggaatgcactgcttcaagtcagctgCTGATCGGTCTGCACaacgccgcatgaagtcgaacacaccttttgTTTATTCTGGCCATGTGCTTTCTGTCCGGTCTCTTGACCACGCCCCCTCGTCTTCTCGTTAATTACCCtattattgtttgattcatgtcacctgttgccctcattagttctccccTATGTGTATGCTGTCCTGTGCTGGTTCGCTTTATATTTACGTGTCACTAGCCTGTGTAAGGTCTTGTCAAGAACAATTGTAAAGAGAGGTTTTGTCTAGTTCTTTGTTTAGTTTGTCAAGTCTACTTAGTGTTTTGGTTTTGTGTTACCTGGTTTTGCCCCCCTCGTGTGTCTTTTGTTTCTGTGTCCTGTATTACTGATTACGTGTTCATTACGTGTTCATTTAAGCCTGCACCtgggttctctctctctcctatgtGGAGATTCATGATAAATGGGGGTTTAGTTTTatggcattttataaaatacatgaatttatcataaattaacCTTCAGAAAAATAAGTCTACTACCCAACAGCACTACGTTGTATAATTTCATATGAGTTGTTTAATTTAACAACTTAGTTTGAGCTGTTTTTGGTTTTATGTCATATTTTTTGGGGTGGTGGGACACAAGTGATACACAAGGGGGGTGAATGCTGTAAAGTTGGAGAACCAGTGCTTTAATGTATGATAACgtatattatacaacagttctttctggttctcgaatctgattggctaagagctatgcgatattgtactgataacggcacagtaaccgcttcacctttcgtatcattccaccacctagtgaatggaggtcctctaaacaggctcatctctgaatggaaaaacacagatgcgctgtttttaaacactccgtgtgtctcattagttcactagctcgtaaatcagtcggTGAATCCCAAccgtcacatcgtgtggacacttgtgaagaggaatgtaaacactaattttttctggagctatatctcttatcagaacgcgaaaacaccgtggaactgcaggtaagcacagcagcttttaaatgtggacattgatcatttactttatcgtgacgtgactattaaaacatgttatgagaatatcgccactggtatatttataagcagcatgcaaacaCATCTCtcataaaaaacagttttatatagtactgacaagaacacagtttaaaataataatcgagtgcttgTATCGCGTTAAAAGTAAAtgggaaaccaatagtaacattatattagtatagttttattaacttttacctcgcgccaaaataataacaacacaaaagacactaaatatgaataagaaaacaagtaatagtttcataatgacaccaaatactgctgatttgatctcattttgaccatcaaacacAGACAAGGTGAATaccagagccagggaatccctgtcagagatgtagcccagagagagcggtggtcagcggggcgagtgaacactgacgtccgctcatgctttggttctcatatgtaccgaatctcactaagcaaacgttcaaacaggcggtatctttactaatcgactgcagatttaaatataatacatatacattctcgactgaactaatcttaaaactacactttgtgaccaagaaacattaatataaagaaacgcctatctgtccattgagttattatgagattcaaagcagccgaaagttttaccagTCATTCTGGCAGcactcaaatccgtggcggaagaagtagttctcaaacaaagaggtttttaaaataactctgtttttgttttctagtttttgtttttcaaacatgtgccgtcgaactgttgtataaaagcaatatcgctcttgGAGTCGTGTgatacggcctcgtgcctctggcctaatcacagccgtgatgatatagagctatatcacactcctactcgagcgatattgcttaaatagaGGGTTTGTGTTAGGCTTTTGTCTTACCTTATGATTCTCATTGTTACAACAGCAATGCAGATGCAGATGAGTGCAGCCACGATTCCTGCAGTTACGTGCAGAACTGTATTACTGCCAGCTGAAGAGAAAGAGACATGGATGAGTTTTGTTTAAATAGTCGAATATTAACAtaaatacttaaaggaatacttcaccgatttagcattcagctttgtatctgtagaaacccggcagtattactgaatgaccatgtttccctccctcatttccccctgagaggagagatatctgcattttggttctgcaaaaaagtcctccgatgatgtaatatgacgatttttgcatcatcggaggacttttttgcagaaccaaaatgcagatatctctcctctcagggggaaatgagggaggaaaacatggtcattcagtaatactggcgggtttctacagaaacaaagctgaatgctaaatcggtgaagtatccctttaaacaaaTAAAGCAACTCACATAGCAATGTTGTTCCGGCCCAGCTCTGGCCCACACAACCAGTTTTCCTCGGCCCACACAACGAAGAATGACGGCCCTTCAATGGCCCAGTTCTGGATTACAGACAATAGCACATAACTGGCCCAGACCTGGGCCAGAACAGGCCCTACAAACAAGCCTACGATGGCCCTTGCATGGGCAGCCCTAGCCCCCAGGAAGTCCTCATGCAGTTTTTTCATTGTATCTGGGCCGAGGAAAACTGGTTGTGTGGGCCGGAGCTGGGCCGGAACAACATTGCTATGTGGGAAAGGGCCATGTCAATCCTCATAGATCTTCATTGTGATCTTCCCATCTTGCTATGAGTTTAGTAAGGGTCGCATAAACCCTAATGagacttattttttatttaattgtcaGAATATAAATATACTCACATCTGACAGTAAGTGTGGCAGCTGGAGATTTCAGATGTTCATCTCCTCTCACGGCACAGCTGTAGTCTCCTTCATCATCTCTGCTCACAGACTGCAGTATCAGTTTATTACTACTGAATGATTCTGATAAAGGACTTTTGTTTTTGTaccaaatatattttgttttgcttGGAAGGTTGCATGTGGTTTTGCAAAATAAAACTGTAGAATTTCCATCATTGTAAATCTCAACCCTGAGCTCTACAAAGACAACAAACACAGTTGACATATTGAGTTTAAAAGTATTTGTGAAGTCTCTGACACCTGGTGTTACAGTAGTGTTACTGTACCTGTCACTTTCAGCTGAACTCCAGGACGACCCAAATACTTTTCTTTTTCTACATTTGTCAAGATTTTCATGTAGTACACATGCTCATCCTCATCTGTTACATTACTCAGTTTGAGAATGAAGTTTTGTTTCTTATCCAGAATGTATTTAACTCTGTCTTTATATTCTGGTATTTCAGACAGATCGGGTGTCTCCACATCTTTTACTGGATCTATGGTCCAAAATATCTTGGTTATATTGAGACCATCAGGATAGGTGAAACTGCCAAACAGAAGTGTCTCTGAGCCCTTTATGACACATTTTACTgcgtttaaatattttactgtcCCGGTTTGGCTACACATTCctgaaaaaaacatgaaattgatCCAAACAAATTTTAGAGTATGGATTATGAAGGCATTTAAGttttttcaaatgtatgtttgtatgtacactgtaaaattgtTGGGTTAtcttcaacccagtgttgggttaAAAAGGGTCCCAAATTAATTtagaaaatttttatatttgaccaaacAAAACAACCCAGACTGTGGTCAACAGTATAGGTTACTGTGTAACAATCCAGTATAGGTTAAATTAAAACTCAACAGGATTTGGTTCATCCCTTTTTTAACCAATGctgtgttgaaaataacccagtgtaggttttatcaaaattatttaaattattttaaagatccACTGCGTAgcttttagtggcatctagtggtgagatagCAACACTATGAAATCCTTTTACAgtgtagctgccacaggacaaacatgtcgtctgatttcgggccctattttaacgatctaagcgcattgtctaaagcgcacggcgcaacgtctaaatgggtgtGTACAAATCCACTTTtcctaatttaacgacgggaaaaatggtttgtgcgccgagcacatggtcgaaaagggttggtcctatttttttaatgattaatggaagtattttgggcgtaacgtgcaataaaccaatgagagtctcagctctcagcgctgtgtctaatccctatttagatgacggactttgtaaactgaaaaactaagcagaggaaacagaccaccagtttaagattaatgttaaataattatgttgtttttcacttgtattgaaatttttattttttcatttaaacctttaaaacccattttcgtttagtcatggaagtaaaaagcagacttttaattattttaaatgtatggctatccaatatcatcacaAAATAAGTATGTAAGAAAGGGTTTGTactataaaaatactttatttgtaacaagtaacaagaatttacaaacggcgtATACGTTTCAGCACCTGGACAGCGTcacaagtttttttaagcattatttaaaaatgtttctcatctcaccatatccacaggtacagggtcatcatatacaataaatccgtgaggtagcatttaaaaacatttaaaaacagatgcatttgtttaaagcaaagcatttatttacttaccaggctgcagatGAAGCAGCTTTTTGCGCATTCTAACGTCTCACAATTAGTCcgcatttatgtccaagagactcaataataatcttttacattcaatcctttaatatttcatatttaaaaacatttttgtgctgctgcgcattcatgtactatgTGATAAGCAAGCCCACGTTGTTGTCCCGTTTAaaggcacatattactaatgcgctctttaaataacaaaaaacatattgcaccattaactttagactttagagcaggttttagttggtcaatggcgtagtctatcttagttgcctcaaaatagcaatgcaaCGCGtcaaccagtgttgggtaacttactcaaaaaaagtaattaattactagttactaattacatcttcaatcatataataagattactttacaaattactctctcccaaaagtatttaattacttattactaattactttctttTAGTatatgatacaaggataggcttgaaacggctcgaagaaataatatataaaagtacataaattattctggtcccactttagggtccaattctctctattaactaatTATTAACTACTTTTCGCTCAATATACAACTACTGCTaattaatactaaagaagttgttaatttaagtattggtagaaatggggagggttaaagatgtagaataaggttttgcagaatcaggcattaatatgtgctattaagtattaaaaTACAGCCatcatctcattaatattaatgctaataataatcaaccagttaatagtgagaattgtaactaaaaccatgttaaatccactattgtgtttaagtatacataattgttttacagtccatacacagtatttagttacatcagaagtaactgtaattagattacaagaaaaataagagtaatcccttactttactttttcataggaaaagtaattaaattacagtaactaattacttagtaactagttacacccaacactggcgtcaacaatgcgcctgaacacacctcgttttcagaccagaatgcccatgggcgcaaaagggggcacaaatgcatttgctatttaaacaatgcggcgctaaacgtggaaattataattgcgcagggtggaaactagcaaaagacacttgcgccGCGCactgcgctgcattgcgccgggtgtaagatagagcccttcaTGTAGTGATGAAACACACTCTGTAGAGCAATTTGTCCggttagggctactgtagaaacaggGCGCCGTGAAATGatgactttcatgtaaggggacccccgCTGtatgtacacagcaaaatccccagagCCAAATCAACTCCGCTGGGTGTACACACCGTCCCAATCCCACAGAGAGCCAAAAGCAACTCCGAAGCAGAGTCAACAGCTGCAATCTGTCACCTCATCCCCTccatcaccatctctgtttgaaacttaaaattgcatttacatcttacttgtagattttttttcttatcttaggtttagatgttggctgtttcatttaaagtcaccattattgtgatcagttgTTGTTTTAGTAGGAGTTGACTCTTAGTTGCTCATTTTTCCAACTGCTATAACtatgtttgtttaaaacatgttacgTTATAGCAAAGAAAAACAATACTGCAACTCCGTAGTAACGTTTAGTACATAAAGTCTAAACATCATCAGCACCTAGAAAACTTATGTGCAGGTGTAGTGTTTGCACACTTATCAGAAGTATTCCTTTCCATCAATTGTGCGAGACTGCAGTACTAAATACAGCACCCCCATAGCAGCCCGTCATTCTGAACGACCCTGAAACACTGATACTTAAAATTCGACCACCGTGCaatgtacacacacaaacatcaagaatcagagcataaatcacaatgatggtgaaaataaaatgaaaagcttcatgctgcaatgcatgctgggtgtcatcaaattacaaatctcatccagaactcccagaatgcactgggGCATGAAAAAGTAATGacaatttttaccattttctttcACCCTTGTTGAGATTCGtgctctgattcttgatgtttgtgtgtctacattgTACTGCGGTTAATTTTTAAGTCCCTCAGAATCAGACTTCAGAGTGACAAGCTGTCATGAGGGTGCTGGATATTACACTACAGTCTCACATAATTAATGGAAAAGGATACTTCTGCACATAAGTTTTCTGGATGCTGGCAGTGTTTGGAATTTATGTACTAAAGATTACTATGGAGCTAcagtgttgttttttctttgctaCAACATAACATGTCTTAAACACATGAGATTATAGCAGTTGGAATAAACTAACAACTAAGAGTCTAGTCCTACTTAAACAACCACTGAGTACAATAATGGTgagtttaaatgaaacagcaaACATCtaaaagttaagaaaataactctacaagtaagatgtaaatgcaattttaagtttcaaacagagatggtaaTAGAGAGGATAAAATGACTGATTGCAGCTTTTAACTCAACTTCAGAGTTACTTTTAACTctctgtaagattgggacaatatgtacaacCAGCAGAGTtgatttaactctggggattttgctgtgtagataataaattaaaaaaaacacagttcGCGGTCTTTAAACAccactaaaaaaataaagttatttatattgcatttctatcaagagattcttctaacaGTTAGAACTCGTGACAAGAAAATGTGGAAATTAGATTAAAGTTTTTTACTGTCTTAGATTTTTAAATACAATCAAATTGCTTTTACAAgtctttttaactttttaatgtttaaatgtatgttcattctttttaaaataagccaATTCAATGTATTATTATAAGTTACAAGGATTCGCCACTAGCCAAAAGAAAATAACATGTGAAGTCAATTTTCAGTCTTACCTGGGATCACAAGCAGACTGATTACAAAGAAAAGACCAAACATTCTGTAAGACATAaaaattttacaaaaatgtaataagagCTGTATGATTTTTAGTTAACTTAGTTCAAGAACATTTATAACTGTAATTGCATAATGTATTCAAATCATATAGTTTTCACTAATACAGCTTTAGTCTGACCTTGCTTTAGCGTCGTCTTCTGTGATCAGTTGTTTTACTGTCTGCAGCAGAGAAGTTTATCTGACACGGCCAATATCTCGATACTTCCTCCTGTTTGTGTCTCCAcccaaccctatatcacgcaaatacgtgactatttcacgtatggaccaacgtgaaaatgtcacgttttgcccCGTTtgattgtcgcttcggtttagggttagatttacataaaatgacatccttacctaaacaaactctaaccccaatgtcaggcgacaattggttaaagtttagaaaatatagaagaataagtcttgtatctttttttttataaaccaataattaaagtgacaaatacttaaagtgacatataacgcaagcaccaaatctaaccctaaaccgaagcgacaatggtttgaaaataggacaaaaaagttgagtaaccaatacatgacagtgacacaaacagaaaacgtgacatgctcacgttcaaatgtggcaaaacgtgacatttttacgttggtccatacgtgaaatagtcacgtatttgctCCACCGGCCACAAATGCTAAAGGAGATCTTCAGAGCGAGACTTTTCTTTCTTATTTCACATGCACAAATAcctacatatatatacacacacacaaatacaggtgcttgtcatataattagaatatcatcaaaaagtttatttatttt
This region includes:
- the LOC129443914 gene encoding uncharacterized protein, whose translation is MFGLFFVISLLVIPGMCSQTGTVKYLNAVKCVIKGSETLLFGSFTYPDGLNITKIFWTIDPVKDVETPDLSEIPEYKDRVKYILDKKQNFILKLSNVTDEDEHVYYMKILTNVEKEKYLGRPGVQLKVTELRVEIYNDGNSTVLFCKTTCNLPSKTKYIWYKNKSPLSESFSSNKLILQSVSRDDEGDYSCAVRGDEHLKSPAATLTVRSGSNTVLHVTAGIVAALICICIAVVTMRIIRKIADTGIRSDRSKQAS